In Shewanella psychrotolerans, the genomic stretch CAGAGAAACGTCCAGATAGCAATAATTACAATGGCATCTTCGTATATCCGTTAACCAATACTCCATTTGGTTTCAATGGTGGTTACTTCTTCTTAGAAGCAAAATATACCTATTAAACCATCATTGTCTCATTCTCCTAAAACAGGCCTCTAAACGGCCTGTTTTTTTATCTCTAGAAACTCATTCAAGGCGAAGAACGATGGAACGCTTGCCCATTGTGAGGCCGTTCAACACCGAAGTAGGATGCCCATAAAGGCGATAGCACAAGCAACTTGTTCCTGCTGACTAGCTATGTGAAAATCAATGGCAATAAAATAGAGGATGTAATATGGCACAGCAACCGAGTCACACCGATGCCGCAGAAAGTGGTCTCAAGCAAGCAAGCGAAGAAGTAAAACTCGCTGTCGATCTAATTTACCTGCTCGAAACTCATGAGATTGCACCCGAGGTAGCATTAGCGGCATTAGATATCGTGAAGCAAGATCTACAAGGGAAGTTGAATAAAAAGTAATGAAACCAAGCTTAGCGGCACCACCTCCAGTCTCCCGCTAGTGCTCCTGCAGATATTCTCCTCTTAATATCCAAACACAGACCTAGTTTATAAAAAAACGCAGCCTTAGCTGCGTTTTTGGATTAATTAATAAAACTATTTATTTAGAACACAACGGTTGCATCAGCAGTACAAGTTGAAGTACCAGCATCACAGGCTTTATAAGTGTATGTTCCGCCGCCCTTACTACTGATAGTGTCTGTATAAGTGCTGTTAGCAGAAGTTGTGGTAATTTGATTACCATCACGATAAACATCAACATTAGCGCCAGCTGCACCGCTGAAGGTTAAATCAACTTTCTTCACGCCTTTGCTTTTATAGCCATTAGCAGCAATAGAGAAATCTCCACCAGTTCCACCACCATTATCGCCACCAGCGCAACCATTGGCAGTGAGGTATGCATCTGCCGCAGCGGCCTGAACGATACCGTAACCGAAGTAGACATCTTTACCTGCTGCACCACCATCAAGAGCGGTTGCTTTCAGCGCTTCACGGATCTCACTACCAGTACATTGGTTATGATTAGACCACACAAGCGCAGCAATACCTGATACCGCTGGCGTTGCCATTGAGGTTCCACTCATAAAACCGTAATCGGCAGTGCTAATGTCAACCGTGACAGACGTTGCCGCCGTTAACGCCGCGCGATCCTCTTGCGCCGTGCCCACTGCGGGAATAGTTGTCGCATTAGTATCGCCTAATGTACCGTACAACATCCCTGGTTCATTGTTGATGATAACAGCACCGATACCACCAGAGTTTTCACAGTTAGCCACTTTATCGTGGAAAGAAATAATACCGCGGTCGATAATACACACATTCCCGTTGGCACCAGCATCTGTAGCTTCGGCGGTTCCCATAAAGTATGTGTTACCAGTTACTGTGCCTGAATTTTCCATTGCACTACTCGCGACATAACCACCATCAGCAGTCAGATTGGAGGCCGTAGCCATGCCAGCAGGATAAGTTGACAGCGTATCAACACCTCCAGCAGTAACTTCAACACAGATAGTTTCATCTATGGTGGCTCTTTTACCACGACCAGATGTACATGAAGGATACTGAGAGAAATCTGCGATATTATTATTCGCATCATTTGCACCCACCATCATCACTGATGGATAGCCAGCAGGATATGAACGAACGCTATTACCATCGTTACCGGCTGCGGCAACAACTAAACCACCAGCATCAACGAAAGCTTGAAACGCATTGGACTCCGTAGAATTAGCACCGCCACCACCTAAACTCATGCTAATGATGTTCGCACCCGCAACACTACACAGATTAGCCGCATGTGCTAGATCTGATGAATAGCCCCATCCTTCAGCATTAAACACTTTAATGATGTGCATATCAACGCCAGGCGCCATACCAACAACACCTATATTATTATCGGCCGCACCAATTGTACCCGCGACGTGAGTGCCATGTGGGCCACCATTTTCATTCCAATTACCGGTACCAGAATCATTATTACCGCTAATATTATTCCAAACAAAATCAGGATTAGATGCATCAAGCCCGGAATCAATGATACAGACCTTCATCCCCGCAGCGCTGTTAAAGCTAATTTTATCGGCTTGAGATTGATACACTGCATAGGGAGTAATCTGCTGTGTCATTGGATTACCAGCATCGTCACTAAACCCCATTAAGCGGCGACGTTGATCTGCTTCAACCAATTTGACATGAGGATTGTTTAGTAACCCTTTCACCTGCGCCAAATCTTTACCGCTGAATGTCGCAGCAATAAAGCCATTGCCATCGACATGGATCTGCGCGCCAAGCTTCTTTGCTAACGCCTTAACGACACCTTTATTGCCATTTTCCACTTGGATGATGTAACGGTCATCATCAGCAAAAGCCTGTGTTGAAATGCCAACGCTAATTGCCATCACGGCACTTGCTAATTTAGCTAACTTCATGAAAATCTCTCCATTATATTTTTTATTAAGAGTTGCTTGTTAGAATGTTGTTTTAAACAGCAAATACCACGACATTTAAATCTTCCATTGCGACCATATATGATATTTACCGCTAGCAAACGAAAACAAACCTATCACAACAACTTAAAAACAACAAACAATCAACAAAAAACAAACATATATTGCATTATAGTGCATTTGGCATAGGCAGTACGGCTAAAATGAGAAAATAATAACGTCTATGCGTAATGAAAATGAGCTTAATAACAGGCCAAAAATAATGATTCAAGCGGTGACTCGCGTAGAAGACGTCGGTAACCAATAAGGTAGATATCCTCCTCAACACGTTTTGACAATGTACAGATGATCAGAAAAAAGCATTATTGATGCCTTTCGACCCAATGACTGCAAGCTGTTCTAACCTCAATCTAGTACTAAGTCTGTGACTAGGTCTGATACTCAGGCTAGTCGTTAGCATTTCAAGGTCAAACTCCCAAAAAACTCACAGAGCATCGACTATCGCTTGTTATTCATCCAGAAGGTAAAGGATTTTATAGAATCGCTTTAGAGTTGATTCAAGGCTGATATACTAGCGAAAGAACTAACTAATAATGATGATATTAAAATGAGTGATAACAATCCGCTGAAAACTCAAAAAATGGATTTTTCAGCCATAAATAAAACCACAGCCAAGTCGTTCAATGAGCAAAAAAATCTGATTAAGAGGCTGTTCAAAGGTAACACCGTTCAGTGTGAAGTGTGTAAACAACCACTGCAATTGATTGTGCCAACCGATAAGCAAGCTAGCGGTAAATATGGCGTTTTTTGTAAAAATGGCTGCACCGATATTGAGCTAGAAATGGAAATGATCGCCTAACTAAGCCAACAGCAAACGAGAAAGCAATATGAATGCAGCCATCATTGGCGCGACCGGATTAGTCGGGAAGCAACTATTAAGACGACTTGTTGCTGATGAAAGATATCAAAATGTCTGGGTGTTAGGACGACGAGCGCCTACTTTCGATGATCCCAAATTGGTATTTCAGTCAATTGAGCTGGATACGCTTGAGCAACTCACTTGCCCCTTTCCCATTGACCATGGTTTTTGCTGTCTTGGCACCACTATGAAGCAAGCAGGCAGCAAAGCGGCATTTTGCGCGGTTGACCAAGATGCGGTGATCCAATTCACCCAGCTTTGCAATGCCAGTAAAACTGCTGTCATTACAGCACTGGGAGCGGATGCTAATAGCCGTGTGTTTTATAACAAGATCAAAGGTGAAACTGAGTTAAAGCTTACCACTTGGGCATTAGAGCAAGCCAAAGCCCTGCTGTTAGTACAGCCAAGCTTACTGCTAGGCCAGCGCAGCCATAGTCGAATACTCGAAGATATTGGCCAGTATCTCATGCCTGTTATCGCGCCATTAATGCTAGGTCACTTAGCGCAATATCGCCCCATAAAGGCCGAAATTGTCGCCGAGGCAATGCTGTTTACGCTGCATAAAATGGAGCCCAAAACCATATCGACATTAAACAATTTGAAAATGCTCAACATGAAGCTCTGACCTATGTTCCCTCGCCAATTAACGCTATACTCCGCGCCTTTTCATCATTAGACCTCAGCCTGAATTGCTATGCGCTTATTAAAATCAACCACTCATCCCGCTCTCAATAGCCAACAGGCAAACGCGAAAGGCTTTCATCGCCAAGCCGCACGCGGCATTATTTTACGCGGTGAAGATATTCTGATGCTCTATACCGAGCGCTATCACGATTACAGTATTCCCGGTGGCGGTGTGGATGAAGGCGAGGATATTCGTCAAGGCTTAATACGTGAACTCGAAGAGGAGACAGGCGCCCACGCCATCTCTATTGTGTCTGAATTTGGTCGTTATGTAGAATACCGCCCTTGGTATAAAGATGGCTTTGACTTTGTTCATATGGAGTCATTTTGCTTTGTTTGCACCATAGGTGAAACCCTAGGAGACACAAAACTCGAAGCCCATGAAATTCAAAATGGCATGCATCCAGTTTGGATTAACATCCATGATGCCATCGCCCACAATGAGCACACTATGGCCCATAGCGATAAGAAAGGGATGTCGATAGAGCGCGAAACATTTCTGTTAAAGCGAGTTGTCACAGAACTACTCTAGCGAATAGTTACTCGAACAAAAAGGCGCAAATAGCGCCT encodes the following:
- the rsmS gene encoding pleiotropic regulatory protein RsmS: MAQQPSHTDAAESGLKQASEEVKLAVDLIYLLETHEIAPEVALAALDIVKQDLQGKLNKK
- a CDS encoding S8 family serine peptidase gives rise to the protein MKLAKLASAVMAISVGISTQAFADDDRYIIQVENGNKGVVKALAKKLGAQIHVDGNGFIAATFSGKDLAQVKGLLNNPHVKLVEADQRRRLMGFSDDAGNPMTQQITPYAVYQSQADKISFNSAAGMKVCIIDSGLDASNPDFVWNNISGNNDSGTGNWNENGGPHGTHVAGTIGAADNNIGVVGMAPGVDMHIIKVFNAEGWGYSSDLAHAANLCSVAGANIISMSLGGGGANSTESNAFQAFVDAGGLVVAAAGNDGNSVRSYPAGYPSVMMVGANDANNNIADFSQYPSCTSGRGKRATIDETICVEVTAGGVDTLSTYPAGMATASNLTADGGYVASSAMENSGTVTGNTYFMGTAEATDAGANGNVCIIDRGIISFHDKVANCENSGGIGAVIINNEPGMLYGTLGDTNATTIPAVGTAQEDRAALTAATSVTVDISTADYGFMSGTSMATPAVSGIAALVWSNHNQCTGSEIREALKATALDGGAAGKDVYFGYGIVQAAAADAYLTANGCAGGDNGGGTGGDFSIAANGYKSKGVKKVDLTFSGAAGANVDVYRDGNQITTTSANSTYTDTISSKGGGTYTYKACDAGTSTCTADATVVF
- a CDS encoding nucleoside-diphosphate sugar epimerase, which gives rise to MNAAIIGATGLVGKQLLRRLVADERYQNVWVLGRRAPTFDDPKLVFQSIELDTLEQLTCPFPIDHGFCCLGTTMKQAGSKAAFCAVDQDAVIQFTQLCNASKTAVITALGADANSRVFYNKIKGETELKLTTWALEQAKALLLVQPSLLLGQRSHSRILEDIGQYLMPVIAPLMLGHLAQYRPIKAEIVAEAMLFTLHKMEPKTISTLNNLKMLNMKL
- a CDS encoding NUDIX hydrolase, whose protein sequence is MRLLKSTTHPALNSQQANAKGFHRQAARGIILRGEDILMLYTERYHDYSIPGGGVDEGEDIRQGLIRELEEETGAHAISIVSEFGRYVEYRPWYKDGFDFVHMESFCFVCTIGETLGDTKLEAHEIQNGMHPVWINIHDAIAHNEHTMAHSDKKGMSIERETFLLKRVVTELL